The following coding sequences are from one Epinephelus moara isolate mb chromosome 7, YSFRI_EMoa_1.0, whole genome shotgun sequence window:
- the LOC126392918 gene encoding bromodomain adjacent to zinc finger domain protein 2B isoform X1, whose translation MEFGERLASPSSAPSSLHMASSSASSSPAPPQTPSTKSSPAPSPAGSSPLTTCGHPIQVTGDERLNMSGSSNGFPLVSRPAFGLYTSSSGRSEFGGLGSLGLSALAAHSQFGTFPDWWRPSEAHSRGAAAFFPPLLGLHPAFASTFKSHDPIHLQSRTSVSVGVIGTVNGRSASSPTGNSAVNTSSFPTKGSMEKIKNNSSRIQKNSQDPGKLHQKIIQKTKEKRPNKRPLEISSMSGSQSGSLSDSSSDGEESSSDPDDMEEEGEDEEDNDEDEDDQSNDSEDSDSEKESRVERKVKRLTQNTSESKKKRPCTADGNTTPDSHRETLTSPHRLQSSSHPAGLSQSAALFLQSSRIAEEKGQQHISVIQATGLAAGNSPLAPSHREASPLRSRSSPNPVSFSNSPKHSHPSTSQKHFSHSSSPKHGSVSSSPKPHPLCSPAKPLPLCSSPKPVSLSFSPRPPTPSASQKPPHKPKFLMPSLKHTQLADGMKESSGNPSDERLLHLNSFKLKQSLHSKDSVKQAFSLRPKNQNWHKSHKNSASSSSSQTQHKHSSDTLSSHLLSLPHSDDTNLFLSHHLNGAIHSAVQDAPLALITKPRSQSSTPSSKPLLVATSPPCPMPINLSTGTKDMSGSSASPLKSSASSSLAHRPRKTKTPKSLHLVKSLSKPSSSCPPVDLVRGSESDIHSSKDSDDSLGDDLDDDDEDNEDDIDDEDSGSSLSESESNLDSDSDGSEDDMKERSETAADSDAERTPLKRTKAPLSSHKSTLNLSANCSLLNLQIVKPPSLSSGLLTSTTVTSSGAAGNHSTLSPSFTFATLPGPGKRRRVTDERVLRLPLEFGWQRETRIRTVAGRLQGEVAYFAPCGKKLRQYPDVMKYLLRNGITEISRDNFSFSTKIKVGDFYEAREGPEGLQWVLLAEEEIAPSIIAMDGRRSRCTQSERQPIGDGNGSRQWKSHPLSIGENSFQDVGDAKLLRKLEAQEIARQAAQIKMMRKLEKQAMAQAAKEARKQQAIMAAEERRKKREQMKILKQQEKIKRIQQIRMEKELRAQQILEAKRKKKEEAANAKILEAEKRNKEKEMRRLQAVILKHQELERHRLDMVWERERRRQHMMLMKAVEARKKAEEKERLKKEKKDEKRLNKERKLELRRLELEKAKELKKPNEDMCLADHKPLPELSRIPGLVLPGSTFSDCLMVLQFLRSFGKVLRLDINPNMLSLSDLQEGLLNTGDSMGKVQDLLVSMLSAAVCDPGIPAGHKNKTALGDHLTNVGINRDNVSEILQIYMEAHCEQTELAALALSLRTKAFQAHSPSQKASMLAFLVNELCCSKAVISEIDKNIDHMTNLRKDKWVVEGKLRKLRSIHAKKTGKRDSSVGGEDSHTFVIPTARNKGKRKDGDSEEEEDEDDDSEDQGDDDDDEEEESGGKKGKKAEICEEEDDSVHSASMEELEKQIEKTYKQQIQIRQKLFDSSHSLRSMTIGQDRYKRRYWVLPHCSGIFVEGMESGEGHEEVEKEKKRKRTAQVIRVKEEQQEEAKTPVVSSPAQSTDGDTTTPESQQDKDSLNLFLQKPGSFSKLSKLLEVAKMAQDSDINSHNSHSAKVPTTHPSCPASQTATNQQGLIDKSDTSVPSLLSAPQLRSSPWITCGPQSVLHEDQLSKILMEKSNQWFSLLPRSPCDESSFTSGSSPPASSSPLQTISTKSPSSLSPNPRASASSSAPAGINNLQPSVLQQVKSGIHQSRLTRCDVSGAAPSPSLPSSGASLLPVLDLASQHAEDDASRAISLANNNSVNKSETPEPLSDKPDCASFPAVEVAKTQDYPSPQPIPEEMLCGWWRVADTEELHSLVKALHSRGIREKALQKQIQKHMEYTTQLCANSKDAFDVSELEKQEMSEETVESWCVEEQAMEVDISLLQRVEALERKVISASLQVKGWMHPEPQSEREDLVYHEHKLSFSPAPEKKGQRETSQEELSGTVVRRPDNPLDIAVIRLAELERNIERSSEEEVAPGMRMWRKALGEVRSSAQLSLCIQQLQKSIAWERSIMKVHCQLCQKGDNEELLLLCDGCDKGCHTYCHKPKITTVPDGDWYCPTCVAKESGQSPRSRKQQSRTAGGGKKGSEVKRNSKPSVVGELIKEEAASSTSVPKKGTKEFKKRKGDDSPPSAQASHDSPVSCGKKAKTAKDNNTNALAMCRVLLAELEAHQDAWPFLTPVNQKAVPGYRKVIKKPMDFSTIREKLTNNQYLNLESFIVDVNLVFDNCEKFNEDDSEIGRAGHSMRRFFDKRWTELLE comes from the exons ATGGAGTTTGGTGAGCGGCTGGCCTCCCCATCCTCGGCCCCGTCCTCCCTTCACATGGCCTCCTCTTCAGCCAGCTCCTCTCCTGCTCCACCCCAGACACCCTCCACAAAAAGCAGCCCGGCCCCTAGCCCTGCGGGCAGCTCCCCTCTCACCACCTGTG GCCATCCAATCCAGGTAACAGGAGATGAACGTTTAAATATGTCTGGCAGCTCCAATGGTTTTCCTTTGGTCAGCCGTCCAGCCTTTGGGCTCTACACGTCAAGTTCAGGCCGCTCTGAGTTCGGAGGCCTAGGAAGTCTGGGTCTGTCTGCATTGGCTGCTCACTCCCAGTTTGGTACATTTCCAG ACTGGTGGCGGCCATCTGAGGCACATTCCAGAGGAGCGGCAGCCTTCTTCCCTCCTCTTCTGGGTCTACATCCTGCGTTTGCGTCAACATTCAAAAGCCACGATCCCATTCACTTGCAGTCGCGTACCTCAG tTTCTGTAGGCGTAATTGGGACAGTGAATGGTAGGAGTGCTTCTTCACCTACTGGGAACTCTGCTGTGAACACCAGTTCATTTCCAACAAAGGGAAGCatggagaaaattaaaaacaacagtagTCGGATTCAAAAGAACAGCCAGGACCCGGGCAAACTGCACCAGAAGATCattcagaaaacaaaagaaaag aGACCCAACAAAAGACCACTAGAGATCTCCAGCATGAGTGGCAGCCAATCAGGATCATTGTCAGATAGCTCCAGTGATGGCGAGGAGAGCAGCAGTGATCCTGAtgacatggaggaggagggagaggacgaggaggacaatgatgaagatgaggatgatCAGAGCAATGATAGTGAGGACTCTGATTCAGAAAAAGAGAGTCGAGTGGAAAGGAAAGTCAAG CGGCTGACACAGAACACTTCTGAGAGTAAAAAGAAGAGACCTTGCACTGCCGATGGAAATACAACGCCAGACAGCCATCGGGAGACTTTGACTTCCCCGCACCGCCTGCAGTCCTCTTCTCATCCTGCTGGCCTGTCACAGTCCGCAGCGCTCTTCCTCCAGAGCTCCAGGATTGCAGAGGAGAAAGGCCAGCAGCACATCAGTGTCATCCAGGCCACAGGGTTGGCAGCCGGCAACAGTCCCCTAGCACCGTCCCACAGGGAGGCCTCTCCTCTGCGCTCCAGGTCCTCACCCAACCCTGTCTCCTTCTCCAACTCACCGAAACACTCACATCCTTCCACCTCACAAAAGCACTTCTCTCATTCGTCCTCACCGAAGCATggctctgtctcctcctctccaaaacctCACCCTCTCTGTTCCCCTGCGAAGCCCCTGCCTCTGTGTTCCTCACCCAAGcctgtctccctctccttttcacCCAGACCACCAACACCGTCAGCCTCACAAAAGCCTCCACATAAACCTAAATTCCTGATGCCCTCTCTGAAGCACACCCAGCTGGCTGATGGCATGAAGGAGAGCAGTGGAAACCCTTCTGATGAAAGATTGTTACACTTGaacagttttaaattaaaacag TCCCTCCACTCCAAGGACTCTGTGAAGCAAGCGTTCTCCCTGCGACCTAAGAACCAGAACTGGcataaaagtcacaaaaacTCAGCATCCTCCTCATCGTCGCAGACACAGCATAAACATTCATCAGATACCTTGAGCAGTCATTTACTGTCTCTCCCACACAGCGATGACACCAATCTGTTCTTGAGCCATCACCTTAATGGAGCGATCCACAGCGCAGTTCAGGATGCCCCTTTGGCTCTCATCACCAAGCCCCGCAGCCAGAGCAGCACCCCCAGTAGCAAGCCCCTCCTGGTAGCCACCAGCCCTCCCTGTCCCATGCCCATCAACCTGAGCACTGGTACTAAGGACATGTCTGGCAGCTCTGCTTCCCCACTTAAATCATCAGCCTCATCAAGTCTTGCTCACAGACCAAGAAAGACCAAGACTCCCAAGTCTCTGCATCTAGTGAAGAGCCTGTCTAAACCCAGCTCATCCTGTCCACCTGTGGACTTGGTCAGAGGCAGTGAGTCTGATATCCACAGCAGCAAAGACTCAGACGATTCTTTAGGAGATGACTTGGATGACGACGATGAAGACAATGAAGATGATATTGACGATGAAGATTCTGGCAGTAGCCTGTCAG AGTCAGAGAGCAATCTGGATAGCGATTCTGATGGCTCCGAGGATGATATGAAGGAGCGCAgtgagacagcagcagacagcgaTGCAGAAAGGACTCCCCTGAAACGCACTAAAGCGCCCTTGTCTTCTCACAAGTCCACCTTGAACCTCTCAGCCAACTGCTCCCTGCTTAACCTGCAGATCGTCAAGCCTCCTAGTTTATCTAGTGGTCTGCTCACCTCCACCACAGTGACCAGTTCAGGGGCAGCGGGTAACCACAGCACCCTATCGCCATCCTTCACGTTTGCCACGCTGCCAG GAccagggaagaggaggagagtaACAGATGAGAGAGTTCTGCGGTTGCCTCTTGAGTTTGG GTGGCAGAGAGAGACCCGTATCAGGACTGTCGCAGGTCGTCTACAAGGAGAGGTGGCTTATTTTGCTCCATGTGGGAAGAAGCTGCGTCAGTACCCTGATGTAATGAAG TACTTACTGCGGAATGGAATAACTGAAATCTCACGGGATAACTTCAGCTTCAGTACGAAAATTAAAGTTGGTGACTTTTATGAAGCCAGAGAGGGACCAGAG GGTTTACAGTGGGTCCTGCTGGCAGAGGAGGAGATCGCTCCAAGTATCATAGCGATGGACGGGAGGCGCAGCAGGTGCACACAGTCTGAGCGGCAGCCAATAGGTGATGGGAATGGGTCCAGACAGTGGAAGTCTCATCCTCTTAGTATTGGTGAAAATAGCTTCCAAGATGTCGGTGATGCAAAGCTGCTACGCAAACTGGAGGCTCAAG AAATAGCTCGACAGGCAGCTCAGATCAAAATGATGAGGAAGCTCGAGAAGCAGGCCATGGCGCAAGCAGCCAAAGAGGCAAGGAAACAACAAG CAATAATGGCCGCAGAGGAGAGGCGGAAAAAGAGGGAGCAGATGAAGATTCTTAAACAGCAA GAGAAGATCAAGCGCATTCAGCAAATTCGTATGGAGAAAGAACTCCGTGCACAGCAAATTCTCGAG gcaaaaagaaagaagaaagaagaagcaGCCAATGCCAAAATATTGGAGGCTGAGAAGCGAAATAAG GAGAAGGAGATGCGAAGACTGCAAGCTGTCATACTGAAGCACCAG GAGTTGGAGAGGCATAGACTAGATATGGTATGG GAGAGGGAAAGACGCAGGCAGCACATGATGCTCATGAAGGCTGTAGAGGCCCGTAAGAAGGCGGAG GAGAAGGAGCGTctgaagaaagagaaaaaggacGAGAAACGGTTAAACAAGGAGAGGAAACTGGAGCTCAGAAGACTGGAGCTGGAAAAAGCAAAAGAGCTAAAGAAACCAAATGAAGACATGTGTTTAGCAGATCATAAG CCACTTCCAGAGTTGTCCCGCATCCCTGGTCTGGTCTTACCAGGGAGTACTTTCTCCGACTGCCTGATGGTGCTGCAGTTTCTGCGCAGCTTTGGGAAGGTCCTGAGGTTAGACATAAACCCAAACATGCTCAGTCTAAGTGACCTTCAGGAGGGGTTGCTCAACACTGGGGACAGTATGGGCAAGGTGCAGGACCTGCTGGTGAGCATGCTCTCCGCAGCTGTGTGTGATCCTGGCATACCTGCAGGTCACAAG AATAAAACCGCCTTGGGGGACCACCTGACCAATGTGGGGATCAACCGGGACAACGTGTCTGAGATCCTTCAGATCTACATGGAGGCTCACTGCGAGCAGACAGAGCTGGCTGCTCTGGCCCTCAGCCTCAGGACCAAGGCGTTTCAGGCCCACAGCCCGTCACAGAAGGCCTCCATGCTCGCGTTCCTGGTTAATGAGCTCTGCTGCAGTAAGGCTGTGATCAG TGAGATCGACAAAAACATAGATCACATGACCAACCTGAGGAAGGATAAGTGGGTCGTGGAGGGAAAACTTCGCAA aCTGAGGAGCATTCACGCCAAGAAGACCGGGAAGAGAGACAGCAGTGTGGGGGGAGAAGACAGCCACACATTTGTCATCCCCACTGCCAGAAACAAAGGCAAAAGGAAAGATGGggacagtgaggaggaggaggacgaggatgACGACAGTGAAGACCAAGGAGACGACGACGACGATGAGGAAGAAGAATCGGGGGGGAAGAAGGGGAAGAAAGCTGAGATATGTGAAGAGGAG GATGACAGTGTACACTCAGCCAgcatggaggagctggagaaacAGATCGAGAAAACATACAAG CAACAGATTCAGATCAGACAGAAGTTATTCGACTCGTCTCACTCTCTGCGCTCCATGACGATTGGACAGGATCGCTACAAGAGACGATACTGGGTCCTTCCGCACTGTAGTGGCATCTTTGTGGAGGGCATGGAAAGCGGTGAAG GTCATGAAGAggtggagaaagagaagaaaagaaagaggactGCCCAGGTGATCAGGGTAaaagaagagcagcaggaagAAGCAAAGACACCAGTGGTCTCCAGCCCAGCGCAGAGCACAGACGGCGATACAACCACACCGGAGAGCCAGCAGGACAAAGACAGTCTCAATCTCTTCCTCCAGAAACCCGGCTCCTTCTCCAAGCTCAGCAAACTCCTTGAAGTAGCCAAAATGGCTCAAGATTCAGACATCAATTCTCACAACAGTCACTCTGCTAAAGTCCCTACTACTCATCCCTCATGTCCCGCCTCTCAGACAGCCACTAATCAGCAGGGACTGATAGATAAATCAGATACTTCAGTGCCATCTCTGCTTAGTGCGCCACAGCTCAGAAGTAGTCCCTGGATTACCTGCGGCCCTCAGTCTGTCCTTCATGAGGACCAGCTCTCCAAAATACTGATGGAAAAGAGCAACCAGTGGTTTAGCCTCTTGCCTCGCTCTCCTTGCGATGAGTCCTCCTTCACCTCCGGCTCCAGCCCtccagcctcctcctctccacttcAGACCATCAGCACCAaatccccctcctccctctcccctaATCCCCGGGCTTCAGCCAGTTCCAGCGCTCCTGCTGGGATCAATAACCTGCAGCCGTCTGTCCTTCAG CAAGTCAAGTCTGGCATTCATCAAAGCAGGCTGACGAGGTGCGATGTGTCCGGCGCAGCACCAAGTCCCAGCCTGCCCTCCTCTGGTGCTTCTCTACTCCCCGTGTTGGATCTGGCCTCCCAGCATGCAGAAGATGATGCCAGCAGGGCCATCTCTCTGGCAAATAACAACTCTGTCAACAAGAGCGAGACCCCAGAGCCCCTGAGTGACAAGCCCGATTGTGCATCGTTCCCTGCTGTGGAAGTGGCCAAGACCCAGGACTACCCTAGTCCCCAGCCTATCCCCGAGG AGATGCTGTGTGGCTGGTGGAGGGTGGCAGACACGGAGGAGCTGCACAGTCTGGTCAAGGCCCTTCATAGCCGAGGCATCAGAGAGAAGGCCTTGCAGAAACAGATCCAGAAACATATGGAGTATACGACCCAGCTCTGTGCAAACAGCAAAGATG CGTTTGATGTGTCAGAGCTGGAGAAGCAGGAGATGAGCGAGGAGACAGTGGAGAGTTGGTGTGTTGAGGAGCAGGCGATGGAGGTGGACATCAGCCTGCTGCAGCGTGTCGAGGCTCTGGAGAGGAAAGTCATCTCTGCCAGCCTGCAGGTCAAG GGATGGATGCATCCCGAGCCCCAGTCAGAGAGGGAGGATCTGGTTTATCATGAGCACAAGCTCTCCTTTTCCCCCGCTCCAGAGAagaaaggacagagagaaaccAGCCAGGAGGAACTCTCTGGAACGGTGGTGCGGCGGCCCGACAATCCCCTTGATATAGCTGTCATCAGGCTGGCAGAGCTGGAGAGGAACATTGAGCGCAG CAGCGAGGAGGAGGTGGCACCTGGGATGAGGATGTGGCGTAAAGCCCTCGGTGAAGTCCGCAGTTCTGCTCAGCTGTCACTCTGCATTCAGCAGCTACAGAAATCCATTGCCTGGGAACGATCCATCATGAAAGTG CACTGCCAGCTCTGTCAGAAAGGAGATAACGAAGAACTGCTCTTACTCTGTGATGGCTGTGACAAAGGCTGCCACACTTACTGCCACAAACCCAAGATCACTACAGTACCTGACGGCGACTGGTATTGTCCCACCTGTGTAGCGAAG GAGAGTGGACAATCCCCCCGGAGTAGGAAGCAACAGAGCCGAACAGCTGGAGGAGGGAAGAAAGGCAGCGAGGTAAAACGAAACAGTAAGCCATCTGTGGTAGGAGAGCTCATCAAAGAGGAGGCTGCCAGCAGCACCAGCGTGCCAAAGAAAGGTACCAAGGAGTTcaagaagaggaaaggagacgACAGCCCGCCCAGCGCCCAGGCCAGCCATGACAGCCCTGTCTCATGCGGGAAAAAAGCCAAGACGGCCAAAGACAACAACACAAATGCGCTCGCAATGTGCCG AGTGCTGCTGGCTGAGCTGGAGGCCCATCAGGACGCTTGGCCCTTCCTCACGCCCGTCAACCAGAAAGCCGTCCCTGGTTACAGGAAGGTCATCAAAAAGCCCATGGACTTCTCCACCATCAGAGAAAAGCTCACCAACAACCA GTACTTGAATCTGGAGAGTTTCATCGTAGACGTGAACCTGGTTTTCGATAACTGTGAAAAATTCAACGAAGACGATTCAGAAATCGGACGAGCCGGCCACAGCATGAGGAGATTTTTCGACAAACGATGGACTGAACTGCTGGAGTAA